A window of Candidatus Hydrogenedentota bacterium genomic DNA:
CGACGGCTGGCAGCAGGAACGATTTCCACAAAACGACTTCTACAACATGGAAATCGAGCGGGAACTTGACGCATCCGGCAGGCAAATGACCATCGAAATCGAATATCCCGAACGGGTGGTCAAAGCGCGGATTTGGCGGTGCCAGGTCGGCCGGGTTCCGCTGTATCTGCTCGATTGTGATTTCGACGCGAACCACGAGGATGATCGCGAATTGACCGCGCGCCTGTACCAGGGCGACCGCGACATGCGCATTCGGCAGGAGATCATGCTCGGCATGGGCGCGGTGAAGACCATGCGAGCACTTGGCCTCAAACCGACCGTTTATCACATGAACGAGGGCCACGCCGCCTTCATGACGTTGCAACGCATTCATGATCTCGTCCAGAAGGAAGGATTGACTTTCCGCCAGGCGGCGGAAGCCGTCAAAACGGGCAGCGTGTTTACAACCCATACGCCCGTCCCGGCCGGCAACGATATGTTCGCTCCCGAAATGATAGCGCACTATTTTTCAAAATATTGCGCGGATGTGGGTATTTCGATGGATGAACTGCTTGCGTTGGGCCGGCAAAACCCGCGCGATCCCCGCGAACCGTTCTGCATGACCGTGCTGGCCATTAAACTTTCGACCTTTTCCAACGGCGTGAGCAAACTCCACGGGGAAGTGGCGCGCGCCATGTGGATGCGGATATGGGACGGCATCCCCGTCAACGAAGTTCCCGTCACTTCAATTACGAATGGCGTCCATATTCCCTTTTGGATTTCACGCGATCTGGCCATCCTTTACGATCGCTACATCGGTCCCGAATGGATTTCCAACCCGGACGATCAGACGGTCTGGAAACGGATTGACGATGTGCCCGACGCGGAACTCTGGCGCACGCACGAGCGCCGCCGCGAACGCCTTGTCAGTTTCGCCCGCCGCAGGGTCGTCGCCCAGATGCAGCACCGCGGGGCGCCGTCGGCCGAAGTGGCCGCGGCCAACGAAGCCTTGGACGCGGAGGTCCTGACCATCGGATTTGCACGGCGCTTCGCGACCTACAAGCGGGCAACATTGCTCCTCATGGATGAAGAACGCCTGGTGCGCCTGATGACCAACGAGCATCAGCCCGTGCAAATCATCATAGCCGGCAAGGCGCATCCCCAAGATTCGCAGGCCAAGGAACTCATCCGACGAATTATCCATTTCGCGCGGCGTCCCGAAATCCGAAACCGGCTCGTCTTTATCGAAAACTACGACATAAACGTCGCGCGTTACATGGTGCAGGGGGTTGACTGCTGGCTCAATACGCCGAGGCGTCCCCTGGAAGCCAGCGGGACCAGCGGCATGAAGGCCGCCGCCAACGGGGCGCTTAATATCAGTGTCCTCGACGGATGGTGGTGCGAAGCCGAATCGCTCGGCGAAAACGGCTGGAGCATCGGACGGGGCGAAGCCTATTCCGATCCCAACGAGCAGGATCATGTCGAAAGCGAGGCCTTGTACGAAATTCTCGAAAAAGAGATCGTGCCCATGTTTTATGAACGCGCACGCGACGGACTGCCCCGCCGCTGGATCGCGCGAATGAAGAACGCCATCCGGACCATTTGCCCCATATTCAACACGAACCGCATGGTCCAAGAATACACGGAGCGCTTTTATATTCCCTGCACGCTACGGCGAAATATTCTCCGTGCCGACAAGCGCAAGCGTTCCCTGGCCCTGTCCGCATGGAAACAAAAAATCGAGACCTGCTGGGAACGCGTGCATTTCACCCATATCACCACCGGGCCGACCGAAAATCTCGCCTATGGTTCGTCGCTCGATGTAACCGCGGAAATCTATCTCGACGAACTCGACAAGGACGATGTCGTTGTCGAACTGTATTACGGCGATCTCGACCCGGCCGATCATATTCCCGAAGGCAGCACTGTGGAAATGCGCTGCACCAAGGAACTTGGCGAGCGAACATGGCGTTTCGACGGCGCCATTCCCTGCACAAAGACGGGCCGCCTCGGGTTCATGGTGCGCGCGATTCCCCATCATCGTGATTTGGCCAATAAACACGAGACCACCCGCATCGTCTGGGCTTGACATCGTTTGCGCGGAATGTAAAAAAATGGTATCGGCGATCGAAGGCGATTAGTGCCCGGCCATTTGCAGTATGTTGCGGATTACATAGTGGTACAGAGAAATCACGTAGTAATTTACCCATCCCCGGACCCACGGCGAGAGCACGTATATCGCGCCCAACACCGCCGCCATCGCCACCCAGTTGCCCAGCAGGCGGCCAAAGATCCGCTGGGCGAATCCCAGAAAATCCATGATCATCGCCAGCAGTTTTTCGCCGGCCTTGCGCAATGCCCAAGTCAGATCGTTTTCGGTGACGATCCCATGGCTTCGGCTGGCCAGGCCATCGGGCGCGCATTGCAAGCAAAGCTGCGTCTGGCCGACCTGCACGATGCCGCCCGCGCGCACGATGCGTGAAATCATCATGCCCGCTTTCTTGCCGTCCACCACAACGGGGGCCGTATCCACGCGCCGGATGCGGTATCCTTCCGGCACCACGGTCGCCAGCGCGTGAACCGCCTTTACGGCCGGATCGAGCCGCACGTTCACGGCGCAACTTGTGTCGCCGCCGATATAAAACGGCGCGCGAACCACCGGGAAACTGGTTCCGTCTTCCGGGCCGTTCACGATGATGAAACAGTCGTCGTAACTTGTCATGCGAATCAGGCTCCCCCGTTCATGGAAGGCGCATCCTTCCGAAACGTCAACTTGCCGTCTTCCATCACGACATGAATCGTGTCGCCGGCCTGGAATTTCCCGTCAATCATCATGTCGCTGACCGGCGAAATGATCAACCGGCTGACCGCGCGGCGAAGTTCGCGGGCGCCGTATTCGGGACTGTAGCCTTCCTTCGCCAGATGCTCGTAGGCCCGCTGATAGACTCTCAGACCGATGTTTTTTTCCTTGAGCCGGTTCTGCAAATCACGCAGCGACAATTGCAAAATGCTGCGCACGTCCTCGAATAGCAGCGGATAGAATGGAATGATTTCGTCTATCCGGTTGATGAACTCCGGGCGAAAATGGCCACGAAGTTCTTCCATGAGTTGCTTGCGATCGGCGTCGGATTCAGACCGCCGAAGGATTTCCGCACCGATGTTGGATGTCAGGATGATGAAGCAATTTTTAAAATTGATGTCGCGCCCATGCGAGTCCTTCAGGCGTCCCTCGTCGAATATGGGAAGGAAAATGTCGAAAATGCGTGGATGCGCCTTCTCGATTTCGTCGAAGAGCAATATCGAGAACGGGGCGTTGCGCACGGCGGCGCTCAACCGCCCTTCCTCGTCGGCCCCGACATAACCGGGCGGCGCGCCCAGCAATCTCGATACGGTATGTTCCTCGGTATACTCGGACATGTCGAACGTAATTAAATGATTGACCGAACCAAAAAGCGCATCGGCCAGCAGTTTGGCGAGTTGGGTCTTTCCGACGCCCGACGGTCCGAGGAACAACATCACGCCCTGGGGCCGGTTAGGATCGGCCAAACCGGCGCGCGATTGCTTGACCGCCGCCACGGCTTTCGATACGGCCTCGTCCTGTCCAATAAGTTGCTGCTTGAGACGCCGTTCGAGATCGCTCAGGAACAACCGCTCCTGCGAGGTCATTTCCTCGATGGGAATCGAGGTCAATTGGCTGACGACCTTGCGAATGTCGTGTGGCGTGACCTTTTCCTGGCCTCCCGCGCCGGGCAGCATCGTGCCTTGCAGCATAGCCGGATTGTTCGCCGCGGCGATGACTTTGAGGCGGTACCGCGCACAGGCCTGATCAAGCACGTCAATGGCCTTGTCCGGCAGATTGCGGTTGGGCATATAGCGCTGCGTCAATGCCACGGCCGCCTCGATGGCGCGGCTGCTGATCTTGACACGATGGTGATTTTCAAGCGACGGCCGCAATTTCGCCAACACCTGCAGGGTTGCAGATTCGGACAATTGCTCGACGCGGACCATCTGGAATCGCCGTTCGATGGCGGGATCCTTTTCGACGAACTTGCGGTATTCGTTGAGCGTGGTCGCGCCGATGCAGCGCAATTCTCCGCGGGCAAGGGCCGGCTTGAGCAGATTCGCCACGTCCATCGAATCGCCGTCCGTCGAACCGGCGCCCATGATCAGGTGCACCTCGTCAATGAACAATACGATTTCAGGCGAACGCTTGAGTTGTTCGATCAAGGCCAGCACTTTCTCCTCGAATGCGCCGCGGTACTGCGTGCCCGACATCAACGCGCCGATGTTCAATTCGAGGAACCGGTAATTACTGAGCATGCCGCCCATGGCGCCCTGGGCCCCTGCCAGCGCCATGCCCTCGATGATCTGGGTCTTTCCGACACCCGCCTCACCCAGCAGCATCACATTGTTTTTGCCCTTTCGGGCGAGAATCTGGAGAATTTCGAATATTTCCTCATCTCGTCCGATGGCGGGTTCCAATTTGCCCTCACGGGCGGCCTGCGTCAGATCCCGCGTAATATTTTCAATGACCAAGCCGCCGGGCGTTTCGGCGCGATCGGCCGCGGGCGCGGCATCTTCCCGAAACGCCGGCGCGGGCGCGGCGCCCTGGGGTTGTGCAGGAGAAGGCGGATGCGTCATGGCCCGGGGTGGCGGCCCCAGCGGCGCCATCTTGAGTAGTTCATTCCGGAGCAGTTTGAGCAGTTCTCCGCGCGGGATCTGCATGTTGTCCATCACGCGGCTGGGGGCGCTCTGGGGATCGCCAAGAATTGCGATGAGCAAGTGCCCGGACCGCGCAGCGCCCTGCCGCATGCGATCCGCCAGTTTGGATGCGTTGCTAAGCGCATTCGCACAGCGCGGCGTGTAAAACAATTCTCCGCTCATGGCATTGGTAGCGCCCCGCCACCCCTGACGGCCCACTTCGCGAGCCACTTTCTGAAGATCGCCGAGATGGCGCTGCGCAAAGGCCGGCGGAAGCAGTTGCGGCGAGTCTATAATGGCGTCAAACAGGTGGTCCACCCCGACGAACACATGATTCCGCTGGCAGCAAATCGCCGCGCTATCATCCAGCAACTTACCGATTTCCGAGGAAACTTTTACCTGCACCGCAGGCCCCTTTCATGCGCCGTTTTGATTCGGCGGTCCTTCCCACTGCCCGTCCCGTTCCTGCTCCTTCTCCGATTCCGCCTCATACCATCGGCGCCAATCCGCGGCATATCGCTTAATCCAATCCAAGGCGGCTTCCGCTCCCAAATCCCGATGCGCCTTTTCAGACTCGATCCACTTGTGCCGCAAAATTTCTTCCCGCTGGCGTTTCAACATCTCCCGCTGGCGTTGCTCGCGCCACTGGACAGCATAGAGGGCCAACCATTCGGATTCCGCTTCTTCCAAACTCACGAAACGCCCGCGTTCTTCCATGCACCGCGAACGATAGGCCTCAATCGCACGTAGTTCCGCCTTGCTCGACACATCCGACATCAGGAGCACCCACCCCCGGATTTGTCTGAAACCGGCTCCCGGCAAATTCCGTCCTTGCCATTACCGTCTATCACCTATGCCTCCTATCGCCGAAATGATAATATCCCAAGGCATGGGAAAAAGCAAACAATAAAAACGCTTTTTCTTTTCGCCGCCCCGACGCGCAACTATTTCAAAATTGACAGTAGTAGGGCGGTTGTGAAGAATATTACCGCGTTCTCGATCTTTGGATGAAAAAGGCAAGGGAGCAAGCCATGGCATTGACGGAAGCGGAACGGAGCGCGTTGCGCAAGCAGGCGGTAAAAATTCGGCGCGACATTGTGGACGTAACCGGCTGGGCAGGCGGATCGCACATCGGCGGATCGCTCAGCATGACGGATATCCTCACCATTCTCTATTGGAAATACATGCGCATCGATCCCGCGAATCCCGATTGGGACGACCGGGACCGGTTCGTGCTGAGCAAGGGCCACGGCGGGGTGGGACATGCGGTCGTCCTGGCCAACCGGGGCTATCTCGATCCGGAATCACTCAAGGAATTCAACCATTTCGGATCGAGTTACGGCATGCACTTGGACAGCCTCAAGGTCCGGGGGGTGGATGCTTCCACCGGCTCGATGGGCCATGGACTATCACAGGCGGTCGGCATGGCGCTCGGCCTGCGCCTGCGCAAGAAGCCCCAAACCGTCTATTGCGTGTGCGGCGACGGCGAGTGCAATGAAGGTTCGATTTGGGAGGCGGCCATGTCGGCATCGCATTACAAACTGGGCAACCTGATCGGATTTGTGGACCGCAACAGTCTGATGATTGACGGGCGCACCGAGGACATCATGAGTCTCGAACCGCTCGCGAAGAAGTGGGAGGCGTTCGGCTGGAAAACGCGGGAAATTGACGGACACGACTTCGATCAGTTGGCGAACGCCATCGAGGAAGGTCTCGCATACAAGGAAGGGCCGTTCATGATTGTGGCAAAAACGGTCAAGGGCAAGGGCGTTGATTTCATGGAAAACGAAGCGGCATGGCATTACGGCGGCCTGAGCGCCGAATTGATCGAAAAGGCCAAAGCATCCATCGGGACCGGGGAGTAATCGGACATGAGCAAAGAAGGATTGACTTGGACCGTTTACGATGCGGACAAACTGAGCCAAGCCGAAATCTACGGCCTCACGTTGTGCGACCTCGGCGAGGCGTATCCGGAAATCGTCGGCCTGTCCGCCGACCTCGCAAAGTCAACCAAAATCGGCGCTTTCGGCAAAAAATTTCCTGAACGCTTTTTCAATTTCGGCATCGCCGAGGAAAACATGTTTGCGGTGGGCGCCGGCATGGCCAAAGTGGGCCTTACGCCGTTCATCTCGACCTTCTCGGCGTTTGCCTCGATGCGCGCCTGCGAATTTCTTCGGACAGACATCTGCTATCAGCGGCTGAACTGCAAAATCATCGCGACGCACGGAGGCACCTCGTTCGGTCCCGCCGGCGCCACACATCATGCCATCGAAGACCTTTCGATCGTGCGGGCGTTTCCAAACCTCACGGTCATCGTTCCCGCCGACGGCATCGAGACGGCCAAGGCCGTCCGCGCTTGCATGGACATTCAGGGACCGGTCTACATTCGCATTGGACGGGGCTTCGAGCCGCGCGCCTATGATTCGGAAGATTACCATTTCGAAATCGGCAAGGCGGTCGAGATGCATCCGGGCACGGATATCACGGTGATAGCGTGCGGCGTATCGGTGCTGCACGCCGTCCAGGCCGCGAAAATCCTGAAGGAAGACGATGGACTCAGCGTGCGCGTTTTGAACCTGCACACGATCAAGCCGATCGACAAGGAAGCCATCCTGAAGGCCGTGGTTGAAACGCGCCGCATTGTCACGTTTGAAGACCATAACGTCATCGGCGGCATGGGCACGGCCGTGGCGGACGTCATCGCGGAAAGCGGGAAGGGTTGCGCATTCCAGAAAGTGGGCATTCCGGATGAATTTACCGTGATTGGCTATCCGGAAGACGTGCACAATTATTATAAAATTGACACGGACGGCATCATTGAGAAAGTCCGGGAAGTCATGGGCAGGGATTTTGAGGAAGACGAAGACTGGGAAGACGAGATATAGAAGCGGTTGGCCCGCCACCACAAAGACACGCTGTCACAAAGCATGCAGGCCTTTGAAATTACGGTGTATGAAGATACGCATAAAATCCTTTGTTTCTTTGTGACTTTGTGGTTCGAGCGAAGACGTCTGGCAAGGAAACGGAAAAACTGCTATGGCAAGAGAACGTGATCTATTGGCATCGAGAATCATTTTCCGGGCGGTGTTGCCGGTCGTGAAGGTGATGTTGGAAGACGACGCGAAAATGCGACAGATGTTCGATGGCGTCACAGGCACGATTCAATTTGCCGCCAAGGATGAATCGGGACCGGTGGGCGGGTATTTGCATTTCAACAACGGCGAATACCGCGTCGTTCCGGAGATTGCAGAAAAGGCGGATATCACATTTTCGTTTTCAAGCGTGGCGAAGATGAACGCCATGTTTGCGGGCAAGCCGGTATTGCCGCGCATTCGTGGATGGTCGAACTTCAAACTGCTCGTCAAGACGTTCAAATTGCTGTTGGCATTGAAAATTCTCATGCCGAACGTGTTGCCCAAGACGCCGGAGGGCAAAGCGCTCAAGGTCAAGATGACGCTGCACATGGTGGCCGTGGCCTTGAGCCAGATGAACAAGGCCGGCGATCCGGACATGGTCAAATGGACCACCAAACAGCCGGAACGCATTTACCAGTGGTCGTGCGAACCGGAAGGCATCGCCTGCTATCTTCGCGTCAAGGCCGGCAAGACCAAAGCCGGGCGAGGTTATTACACGCGCCGGAAACCTTTCGTCCACATGAAGTTCAACGGCGCCGACGCCGCCTTGAAAGTCCTCTCCAACAGCGTGGATACCGTACAGGCCATCGCGCAGGGCTACGTCGTCAATGACGGTTCCCCGGAATATGGCGGCCAGATAGGCGACTTCATGCAGCGCGTCGCCGCACTGGTATCGTAATTCCCCTTTGCGGCAACCCCGGCGGCACCGGGTTCAGGAGTTTGGAAGGAACCAAAGGAACGGACGCCATGCGACAGAAAAGGCGGAAAGAGATCATGAAAGGCAAGCAGGACCTGACTCCCGAGCAGGTAGATATCATCGAAAACGCCTACGCGGAGAGCCTCGACGAAATTGACCGCGAAGACACAAGCCATGTTCTGGCGAAGGAAGCCAAGGGACGCCAAAAGGCTGAATCGTTGTTGCGGGAAGTCCGCTGGAAACACCTTGGCCGCCAAATTCTGCTGCTTTACGATATGCTGAAAGCCTGGTGGCGGAAGGAATTCGACGTGCCCTGGAAGACGGCGGCGGCCATCACGGCGGCCCTGCTCTATTTCATCAATCCCTTCGACATTGTGCCGGATTTCCTTCCCGTAGTAGGATACTTGGACGATGTCGTGGTGGTCGGCGCTTGTTTGAAACTGATTCAGAGCGATTTGCGATCGTTCGCGAAATCCCGCGGATTGGATCTCGCGGATTTCGGACTGTAAACAGGTTGGCGGGTTGTTTTTCGGTTTGCCCGCCCTGCAGGAGCACTCAAGAAGGAGAATGGCGTCAATGGCAAAGATGGACATGGGGCTGATTGGATTGGCGGTCATGGGCGAGAATCTCGTCCTAAACATGGAATCCAAAGGATTCAGCGTGGCGGTGTTCAACCGCACGGTGTCAAAAGTGGACGACTTCGTGAACGGCCGCGGCAAGGGGAAAAACATCGTGGGCTGCCACAGCATCGAGGAGTTGTGCGCCAACTTGAAAACACCGCGCAAGATCATGCTGATGGTCAAGGCCGGAAAGGCCGTGGACGATTTCATCGAACTTCTGCTTCCGCATCTCGACCCCGGCGACATTGTGATAGACGGCGGCAACAGCCATTTCCCGGACACCATTCGCCGCACGCAATATCTTGAAGGCAAGGGGTTCCGGTACATCGGCACGGGCGTTTCGGGCGGCGAGGAAGGCGCACTCCTTGGCCCCTCGATTATGCCCGGCGGATCGCCAAGCGCGTGGGAACACGTAAAGCCCGTATTGCAGGCGATCGCGGCCAAAACGGCCGACGGCACGCCGTGCTGCGACTGGGTCGGCGAAGGCGGCGCGGGCCATTTCGTCAAAATGGTCCACAACGGCATCGAATACGGCGACATGCAGATGATCTGCGAAACTTACCATCTCATGAAACAGGCGCTGGGCATGTCGAACGCCGAAATGCACAAAGTCTTCGCGGAATGGAACGCGGCGGAACTCGACTCGTATCTCATCGAAATCACGCGCGACATTCTCGGATACAAGGACGAGGAGGGCAACGAGGTTGTTGACCTCATACTCGACACCGCGGGCCAGAAAGGCACGGGAAAGTGGACCGTCATCGCCGCGCTCGACGAGGGCCAGCCGTTGACGCTCATCGGCGAGGCGGTCTTTGCGCGGTGCCTGTCGGCCATCAAGGAAGAGCGTGTCGCGGCCGCCAAGGTGTTCAAGCCGGTGGACGCAAAATTCGACGGCGACAAGGATGCGTTTGTCAACGACCTGCGCAAGGCCCTCTATGCATCGAAGATCGTGAGTTACGCGCAAGGCTACCAACTCATGCGCGCCGCCGCAAAGACCTACGGATGGAACCTCAATTATGGCGGGATCGCGTTGATGTGGCGAGGGGGGTGCATTATCCGCAGCGCATTCCTCGGCAAAATCAAGGAAGCGTTCGATCGCAATCCGGAACTCGGCAACCTGCTCATGGATCCCTTTTTCAAGAATGTCGTGGAAGAGGCGCAACCTGCCTGGCGCCGCGTTGTCACGACCGCCGTCACGCTGGGCATTCCGGCGCCGGCCCTCGGGTCGGCTCTTGCCTATTTCGACGCCTACCGAAGCGAACGGCTGCCGGCCAATCTCCTGCAGGCGCAGCGGGACTACTTCGGCGCGCATACCTATGAGCGCGTGGACAAGCCCCGCGGTGAGTATTTCCACACCAATTGGACCGGACGCGGCGGTTCCACATCCGCTTCCACCTATGTAGTCTGAACCATCAACAGACGGCAGGCACACGCGCCGAATGAGAGGATGATTACGGCGTTTCATCGCGTCTGCCGAAGACCCGCGGTTTTTTCCGCCTTATGGAATTGATCGCGGCATGTGGTACTCTGGCCTCGTGATGAATAAGCCCATGATGGTAATAGGATGCGCGGTCTGCGCATTGGTTCTGGCCGGTTGCGCGCAACCCGCACAGCCGATCCGGCTCCTGAAATCCGCCGCCGGATACAATGTCGCGATCATCGTGATTGACGCGCTGCGCGCGGACCACGTGGGCGCGTATGGTTATCATCGCAACACGACGCCCTTTTTGGATTCCCTGGCCGCGCAGGGACTTGTGTTCGAGCGGGCCTCCTCGCATTCGACTTTCACGCGCGAATCCGTTTCGGCGATTTTATCCGGCGTGTTGCCCTCGGAAAATCCCGTGGGCATGGGATGGTTTGCCAAGCCCGATCCGGATCGGAAAAACATCGCGGAACTTTTTGCCGAAACCGGCTATCGAACCGGATTTTTCTCGGATACGCCGGTCTTCGAGGAGCCGGTTTTCGCGAAAGGGTTCAGCGATTACGAACGACTGCCGACGCCGTGGGGCGCAAGCGGATCGGGCATGGACTTGTCGAAACGCGCCTTGGCCTTCACGGGAAACGCATCGGACAAACCGTTCATGATGTACCTGCATTACCTCGACCCGCACGATCCCTACGAGCCGCCCGACGCGTTCTATCTGCGTTTCGCGAAAGAACGGTTTCCAAACCCCATCAATGTCATGCAGGAAGTACGGCCGGTCTGCCATGAGTTGATCAAGCAGGGATTCGGACCCGGAGAAGCGCGGTTTGACGACATGGTGCTGCGCTATGACGCCGAAATCGCCGAGCAGGACGCCGCCATCGAGGCGCTCTTCCGCGGGATGGCCCAACAGGGCGTGCTCGACAAGACCATCGTCATCATAACCTCGGACCACGGCGAGGAATTTCTCGATCACGATTTCGTGGAGCATGCTTGGACAGTCTATGAGGAGGTCCTGCATGTGCCGCTGATTCTGTGGCGGCCGGGCGTGGCGCCGGCGGGCCGGATAGCCGATCGCGTGAAACTGGTGGATCTCCTTCCGACGCTGACACGGGCGCTCGGCGTGCGTTGCGACCGGACGGATCTTGCGGGGGAAGCGTGGTTCGTCGAGCGCGACGGCCAATGGGTCTTTGCGCCGCCCTCAAAACCGATCATCGCCGAAATGATGCTTGAAACGCGCGGCAATGTCCGGGCGTTGATCCACAACGGCTACAAATACATCGCATCGCCGAAATGGTTGACCCCGGAAGGGTGCGCCGAGGCCACCAAACAGCAGAAACTGTGGATTGCGCAATGCCGCGTGGGAACCTTCGCGAAAACCGATCCCTTCGGCCCAACCGTGTATGAGGCGCTGTACGATCTTCGGGCCGATCCACGCGAAAAGAACAATATTCTGGCAAATAATCCGGCCCAGGCGCGTGAATTGAAAGCCATGCTCGACGCGTACGTGGCCGAATGCGCGAAACGGCCGCACCGATCGGAACCGCCACCGCCGGCCGAACTCACGCCCGAAATGCGAAAACAATTGGAAGATCTAGGGTATTTTTAATCTAATATCGTGCGGACTCGCCGATGAACAGCAGGGTTTTGCAGCGGCGGGAACAGGGAAGGGCCGGCATGTCCGGTGAGACAAAAACACGGCGCATCGAACGACGGGAATGGATCTTTCCCGCGGCGATAGCCGTGTTCTTTGTCTTGGCCGGCTCGATTCCGTATAGTTACGGCTACAGCCATGCGAAACCGGGCACGCGTTTCATGGGATTCATAGGACGCGGCGCCCTGCATTCCCACGGCTACAACATGTTCATCCGGCAGGCGCAGGAAGGGAATCATCTCTTCGAGAACAAACTGACGCCGGAACCGCTGCCCCGCCGGTATTTCCATCCCGAATATTGGATCGTGGGCAAACTCGCGCGCTGGACCGGCCTGTCGCTCGAAGCGATCTTTCATGTTCACCGCATCGCCGCCGTGCTTGCGCTGGTCTTCTCCATCTACTTCCTCGCCGCCCAGTGTCTCGACACCGTGTTCCAACGCCGGCTGGCATCGGGTTTGATCCTCTTCGGGGCGGGACTCGGATGGATCGGGTGGGCGTATAGGCACATGGGCTTGCCGGCGATTCCCCCCGGCCACGCCGCGCCGCCGATCGTCATGCGCGACATCGAGGGCGTGACCCATTTCGGCTACCTGATGAACAAGCCGCACTTCATGCTGGCAGGCGCCTTCATTGCGCTCGCATTCGCGTTCGCGGCGGCGGGCGAGCGCGAAAAACGAACGGGCCCGTTTGTCTGGTGCGGACTTTTCGCGCTGGCGAACGTCATGGTGCGCGCCTACGCGATTTTCGAGATCGCGCTGGTCTTTGCCGCGTTTCCGCTTGTGCTCAATGTCCGCGATGGCCGTTGGGACTGGTCCCGCATCGGCCGCTTCGCGCTGGCGGGTTCGTTTCTGGCGCCGGCCGTGGCGTACTACGCCTATCTGAGCGTGACGCACACCCTGGGCGCCGGCGGATACGAGGTTCCCCCTGGGCGTTTCCTCGAATATGCAATCTGGTACGGCATCCCGTTTCTGCTTGCGCTGTTGTATTTCACCGGTCCCGGCCACTTCCGCGCGATGGACCCCGCGCTGTTGCTCATGACTCTCTGGTGGATGTTCGGTTTTCTGATCGCGCAAGCCTACCCGCTGGTGCGCGCCGGCGAGGAATCCGCGTTTTATTCGTTCGTCATGGTTTCAGCCATTTTGGTCGCGGCAGGCCCGTTGCGGCTGGATTGGATGCCGCGCCGGACCGCCGCCCTGGCGGCCATTGTG
This region includes:
- the gnd gene encoding decarboxylating NADP(+)-dependent phosphogluconate dehydrogenase — its product is MAKMDMGLIGLAVMGENLVLNMESKGFSVAVFNRTVSKVDDFVNGRGKGKNIVGCHSIEELCANLKTPRKIMLMVKAGKAVDDFIELLLPHLDPGDIVIDGGNSHFPDTIRRTQYLEGKGFRYIGTGVSGGEEGALLGPSIMPGGSPSAWEHVKPVLQAIAAKTADGTPCCDWVGEGGAGHFVKMVHNGIEYGDMQMICETYHLMKQALGMSNAEMHKVFAEWNAAELDSYLIEITRDILGYKDEEGNEVVDLILDTAGQKGTGKWTVIAALDEGQPLTLIGEAVFARCLSAIKEERVAAAKVFKPVDAKFDGDKDAFVNDLRKALYASKIVSYAQGYQLMRAAAKTYGWNLNYGGIALMWRGGCIIRSAFLGKIKEAFDRNPELGNLLMDPFFKNVVEEAQPAWRRVVTTAVTLGIPAPALGSALAYFDAYRSERLPANLLQAQRDYFGAHTYERVDKPRGEYFHTNWTGRGGSTSASTYVV
- a CDS encoding sulfatase-like hydrolase/transferase, producing the protein MMVIGCAVCALVLAGCAQPAQPIRLLKSAAGYNVAIIVIDALRADHVGAYGYHRNTTPFLDSLAAQGLVFERASSHSTFTRESVSAILSGVLPSENPVGMGWFAKPDPDRKNIAELFAETGYRTGFFSDTPVFEEPVFAKGFSDYERLPTPWGASGSGMDLSKRALAFTGNASDKPFMMYLHYLDPHDPYEPPDAFYLRFAKERFPNPINVMQEVRPVCHELIKQGFGPGEARFDDMVLRYDAEIAEQDAAIEALFRGMAQQGVLDKTIVIITSDHGEEFLDHDFVEHAWTVYEEVLHVPLILWRPGVAPAGRIADRVKLVDLLPTLTRALGVRCDRTDLAGEAWFVERDGQWVFAPPSKPIIAEMMLETRGNVRALIHNGYKYIASPKWLTPEGCAEATKQQKLWIAQCRVGTFAKTDPFGPTVYEALYDLRADPREKNNILANNPAQARELKAMLDAYVAECAKRPHRSEPPPPAELTPEMRKQLEDLGYF